In Myxococcus stipitatus, the following are encoded in one genomic region:
- a CDS encoding CocE/NonD family hydrolase encodes MALRRGRMRRLLYLSLFLSTLAHAQPRDFAAPASTTAEELDRAIPTLAREVLAVYPEQDTDTRLGHLFRLQLVTGDFSGALTSLRALRPLREAHSPVKGTTFLQYEVHAKARLAQAAHGTPYAEALRAAFQESFGALDDLTALQAAGMFRYDLERARVDLETAAEDARKSGRIPLPQALELVRRYQAHRAYQALLPESDALWAEDEHRRYVIEQDVLVPTPDGASVSVIVVRPRKATGRLPTAMSFTIYANAFNRTEAMRSAAHGYAGVTANARGKRNSPQAPVPFEHDGDDAIAVIDWVSRQPWSDGQVGMFGGSYEGFTQWSAAKRGHPALKTLMPSVPVAPGIDVPMQGNVFQNFFYKWPRYVTLDKGLADADYFDGARWDALDERWFTSGEPYRALERLDGRPNPFFQRWLKHPTYDAYWRKMIPYREEFARVRIPVLTTTGYYDGCSLSAMYYLTEHLKYAKDANHTFVIGPYDHIGAQHASSDELRGYRIDPVARLDVEALRYQWLDHVLRGGPRPALLKDRINYQVMGANTWKHARDLNGVSNDTLTLYLTPAPTGDAHALTTQPPAPGTVLRQRVDLKDRSAGRHYEPENILGTTVDTRNGFAFTNEPLTEPLELNGLFSGRLDFITNKKDFDFSVVLYERTAKGEYFYLSYLLARASHVGDRTRRRLLTPGKRQSLAFQSGRMTSRRLETGSQLVVVLGINKHAQSQLNHGTGKDVSDESLTDAKVPLDISWLGGSRVDLPVWKKPLPAASSVSVPAK; translated from the coding sequence ATGGCACTTCGCCGAGGCCGCATGCGCCGCCTGCTCTATCTCTCCCTCTTCCTCTCCACTCTCGCCCACGCCCAGCCGCGCGACTTCGCCGCGCCCGCCTCCACCACCGCCGAGGAGCTGGACCGCGCCATCCCCACGCTCGCGCGCGAAGTGCTGGCCGTGTACCCGGAGCAGGACACCGACACGCGGCTGGGCCACCTGTTCCGGCTCCAGCTCGTGACAGGAGACTTCAGCGGCGCGCTCACCTCCCTCCGCGCCCTGCGGCCCCTGCGCGAGGCCCATTCGCCCGTGAAGGGCACCACCTTTCTCCAGTACGAGGTCCACGCGAAGGCCCGGCTCGCGCAGGCCGCACACGGGACACCCTACGCGGAGGCCTTGCGCGCGGCGTTCCAGGAGTCCTTCGGCGCCCTCGATGACCTGACGGCCCTCCAAGCCGCGGGCATGTTCCGCTACGACCTGGAACGAGCACGCGTGGACCTGGAGACCGCCGCCGAGGACGCGCGGAAGTCCGGCCGAATCCCCCTCCCCCAGGCCCTGGAGCTGGTGCGCCGCTACCAGGCACACCGCGCCTATCAAGCCCTGCTCCCGGAATCGGATGCGCTGTGGGCCGAGGACGAGCACCGCCGCTACGTCATCGAACAGGACGTGCTGGTGCCCACACCCGACGGCGCCTCCGTGTCCGTCATCGTGGTGCGCCCGCGCAAGGCCACCGGCCGCCTGCCCACCGCGATGAGCTTCACCATCTACGCCAACGCGTTCAACCGGACCGAGGCCATGCGCTCGGCGGCCCACGGCTACGCGGGGGTGACGGCGAACGCTCGTGGCAAGCGCAACAGCCCCCAGGCGCCCGTGCCGTTCGAGCACGACGGAGACGACGCCATCGCCGTCATCGACTGGGTGAGCCGCCAGCCGTGGAGCGATGGACAGGTCGGCATGTTCGGCGGCAGCTACGAGGGCTTCACCCAGTGGTCCGCGGCGAAGCGCGGACACCCGGCGCTCAAGACCCTCATGCCGTCGGTCCCCGTCGCCCCGGGCATCGACGTACCCATGCAGGGCAACGTCTTCCAGAACTTCTTCTACAAGTGGCCCCGCTACGTCACGCTCGACAAGGGACTGGCGGACGCGGACTACTTCGATGGCGCGCGCTGGGATGCACTCGACGAGCGCTGGTTCACGAGCGGAGAGCCCTACCGCGCCCTGGAGCGGCTGGACGGCCGCCCCAATCCCTTCTTCCAGCGCTGGCTGAAGCACCCGACCTACGACGCGTACTGGCGGAAGATGATTCCCTACCGCGAGGAGTTCGCACGCGTCCGCATCCCCGTCCTCACCACCACGGGCTACTACGACGGCTGCTCCTTGAGCGCGATGTACTACCTCACCGAGCACCTGAAGTACGCGAAGGACGCCAACCACACCTTCGTCATCGGGCCGTATGACCACATCGGCGCGCAGCACGCCTCCAGCGATGAACTGCGCGGCTATCGCATCGACCCCGTGGCCCGGCTCGACGTGGAGGCCCTGCGCTACCAGTGGCTGGACCATGTCCTCCGCGGTGGCCCCCGCCCCGCGCTGCTCAAGGACCGAATCAACTATCAGGTCATGGGGGCGAACACGTGGAAGCACGCCCGGGACTTGAACGGCGTGAGCAACGACACGCTCACGCTGTACCTGACTCCCGCACCTACGGGAGACGCCCACGCATTGACCACCCAGCCTCCCGCCCCCGGCACGGTCCTGCGCCAGCGCGTGGACCTCAAGGACCGCTCGGCGGGACGACACTACGAGCCCGAGAACATCCTCGGCACCACGGTGGACACACGCAACGGCTTCGCCTTCACCAACGAGCCGCTCACCGAGCCCCTGGAGTTGAACGGCCTGTTCTCCGGGCGGCTCGACTTCATCACCAACAAGAAGGACTTCGACTTCAGCGTGGTGCTCTACGAGCGCACGGCGAAGGGGGAATACTTCTACCTGTCCTATCTGCTGGCCCGGGCCAGCCACGTGGGAGACCGCACCCGGCGGCGGCTGCTCACACCCGGCAAGCGCCAGAGCCTGGCGTTCCAGAGTGGCAGGATGACCAGCCGGCGGCTCGAGACAGGCAGCCAGCTCGTGGTCGTCCTGGGCATCAACAAGCACGCCCAATCCCAGCTCAACCACGGCACCGGCAAGGACGTCAGCGATGAGTCCCTCACCGACGCGAAAGTCCCCCTCGATATCTCCTGGCTCGGCGGCAGCCGGGTGGACCTCCCCGTGTGGAAAAAGCCGCTGCCAGCAGCCTCCTCGGTCTCCGTCCCAGCGAAGTGA
- a CDS encoding methyltransferase domain-containing protein gives MSNKAIGALAKEVGDDWKEHAYYEDVERFMPDAWKNLILPVIGGCDFTTTVDLAAGHGRNTEFLLPLARTLHIVDINKENIEFCRRRFKGRDSKIRYVVNDGSSLSALRGDSVTLVYCFDAMVHFDSDVVRNYLREFFRILEPGSHAFIHHSNYTGNPCGKWMDNPNIRNFMSKELFAHYAHKEGLTIVSQKVIEWGGHPELDCLSLLRKPNPPQRIGGSYTRRDGMLLVLAGAHESAKFTLARPGTVTLEAHAHAWCGRLVVKQEGRVLATFEVNEEQPQSKPCVFEAEAGEVSLHAEDRGDGRSEAWVKNIDIEWRKASAAPQA, from the coding sequence ATGTCGAACAAGGCCATCGGCGCGCTCGCCAAAGAAGTGGGAGACGATTGGAAGGAGCACGCGTACTACGAAGACGTCGAGCGCTTCATGCCCGACGCTTGGAAGAACCTCATCCTTCCCGTCATCGGTGGGTGTGACTTCACCACCACCGTCGACCTCGCCGCAGGCCACGGCCGGAACACGGAGTTCCTGCTTCCGCTCGCACGGACGCTCCACATCGTGGACATCAACAAGGAGAACATCGAGTTCTGTCGCCGCCGCTTCAAGGGGCGGGACTCCAAGATTCGCTACGTCGTCAACGACGGCTCCTCGCTCTCCGCGCTGAGAGGTGACTCGGTGACGCTCGTCTACTGTTTCGACGCCATGGTCCACTTCGACAGTGACGTGGTGCGGAACTATCTGCGCGAGTTCTTCCGCATCCTGGAGCCGGGCTCCCATGCGTTCATCCACCACTCGAACTACACCGGGAACCCGTGCGGGAAGTGGATGGACAATCCCAACATCCGCAACTTCATGAGCAAGGAGCTCTTCGCGCACTACGCGCACAAGGAGGGCCTCACCATCGTCTCCCAGAAAGTGATTGAGTGGGGCGGCCACCCGGAGCTGGACTGCCTGTCCCTGCTGCGCAAGCCGAATCCGCCCCAGCGCATCGGCGGCAGCTACACGCGGCGGGACGGGATGCTCCTGGTGCTCGCGGGTGCCCACGAGTCGGCGAAGTTCACCCTCGCCCGCCCGGGGACCGTCACGCTGGAGGCGCACGCCCATGCGTGGTGCGGGAGGCTCGTCGTGAAACAAGAGGGCCGCGTCCTCGCCACGTTCGAGGTGAATGAGGAACAGCCGCAGTCGAAGCCGTGTGTCTTCGAGGCCGAGGCGGGTGAAGTCTCCCTCCACGCCGAGGACCGCGGAGACGGCCGGAGCGAGGCCTGGGTGAAGAACATCGACATCGAGTGGCGGAAGGCAAGCGCCGCCCCCCAAGCCTGA
- a CDS encoding kelch repeat-containing protein: MKTARGVMPLLVGALVVLGGCFDFDEDQKVWCKQHPDRCAPTFEETPASVVYVEKKGAVRLRVQAKDPVGDALKFTWSANAGTFSAPTDTGTTTDITWTAPDCVPAPAAALTLTASSTREATASVTFSAIGMPECPTLSASGRLATGRSGHTATLLYSGYVLVLGGEAGGTVLNSAEQYSPRDQAWSPSVELTSPRVEHAAVRLDSGFVLVTGGRNTSGSLKNAELFNPDSRTWESMPPLVTGRHGHAAVLLRSGKVLVTGGSDGKDVVRTTEIFTPGAQPAWAPANNALVARSHAVATVVNSGKVLVTGGTTVGGTYPASADVYDPDTGAWTQVDSAGDGRTGHTATTLPSGLVLVTGGANAAGALDSWVLIDVEARRVTQSGRLSTARHGHAATLLSSGLVLVTGGRDRSGNALATAEVFDPGTGTWSQALSNATARYGHSAILLASGKVLLLGGVGAAGALTSVELYDPGTRTWTATERLLTPRDGHTATLLPTGQVLVAGGHNLSSTSANTYLAAAERFDPATGKWSNVPSLQAARSLHTATLLPTGRVLFVGGYNGIRAVTAVELFDPSTGTWSSGGALQDGRFGHSATLLKSGKVLVAGGSDATGALASAELYDPATGTWERTGAMGSGRVAHTATLLPSGRVLVAGGASTVVDPRVVLETAEVYDPQTGKWASTGKMAFTRDSHTATLLPTGKVLVAAGYSRTGQVGTLRSAELYDPVTEKWTAAESLTENRRNHTATLLPSGKVLVAGGFGGFEDRFYLSPCELFDPATGRWELTTGLLTPREFATATLLPLGKVLVTGGFGYEDIQGEAELYMP, translated from the coding sequence ATGAAGACGGCACGTGGAGTCATGCCCCTGCTCGTGGGGGCGCTGGTGGTCCTCGGAGGTTGCTTCGACTTCGACGAGGACCAGAAGGTGTGGTGCAAGCAGCATCCGGACCGCTGCGCGCCCACCTTCGAGGAGACGCCGGCCTCGGTGGTCTACGTCGAGAAGAAGGGGGCCGTGCGGTTGCGCGTGCAGGCGAAGGACCCCGTGGGGGACGCGCTCAAGTTCACCTGGTCCGCGAATGCGGGGACCTTCAGCGCGCCGACCGATACGGGAACCACGACGGACATCACCTGGACGGCGCCCGACTGTGTGCCGGCTCCCGCCGCGGCGCTCACGCTCACCGCGAGCAGCACCCGCGAGGCCACCGCCAGCGTGACGTTCTCCGCCATCGGCATGCCGGAGTGTCCGACGCTGAGCGCCTCGGGGCGGCTGGCGACGGGGCGTTCGGGCCATACGGCGACGCTGCTGTACTCGGGCTATGTGCTGGTGTTGGGGGGCGAGGCCGGGGGCACGGTGCTCAACAGCGCGGAGCAGTATTCGCCCAGGGACCAGGCGTGGTCTCCCTCGGTCGAGTTGACCTCGCCGCGCGTGGAGCATGCCGCCGTCCGGCTTGATTCGGGCTTCGTGCTGGTGACGGGGGGACGCAATACGAGCGGCTCTCTCAAGAACGCGGAGCTTTTCAATCCGGACTCGCGCACCTGGGAGAGCATGCCGCCGCTGGTGACGGGCCGTCACGGCCACGCCGCGGTCCTCCTTCGCAGCGGGAAGGTGTTGGTGACGGGCGGCTCGGATGGAAAGGACGTTGTCCGCACCACGGAGATCTTCACCCCGGGGGCGCAGCCGGCGTGGGCCCCCGCGAACAACGCGTTGGTGGCGCGCAGCCATGCTGTCGCCACCGTCGTGAACTCGGGGAAGGTGTTGGTGACGGGCGGCACCACCGTGGGTGGGACGTATCCTGCCAGCGCGGATGTCTACGACCCCGACACCGGAGCCTGGACGCAGGTGGACTCCGCTGGCGACGGACGGACCGGACACACCGCGACGACGCTGCCGTCGGGGCTGGTGCTGGTGACGGGTGGGGCGAATGCGGCGGGGGCACTCGACTCGTGGGTGTTGATTGACGTGGAGGCCCGGCGGGTGACCCAGAGCGGGCGCTTGTCGACGGCGCGCCACGGACATGCGGCGACGTTGCTCTCGTCGGGGCTCGTCCTGGTGACGGGTGGGCGCGACAGGAGCGGGAACGCCCTGGCCACGGCGGAGGTCTTCGACCCGGGGACGGGGACGTGGTCGCAGGCGCTCTCGAACGCGACGGCGCGCTACGGCCACTCGGCCATCCTGCTGGCTTCCGGCAAGGTGTTGTTGTTGGGCGGAGTGGGGGCGGCAGGCGCGCTCACCTCCGTTGAGCTCTATGACCCGGGGACGAGGACGTGGACGGCGACGGAGCGCCTGCTCACGCCGCGCGATGGCCACACGGCCACGTTGCTCCCGACAGGGCAGGTCCTGGTGGCGGGAGGCCATAACCTGTCATCGACCAGCGCCAATACCTATCTCGCGGCGGCGGAGCGCTTCGACCCCGCGACGGGAAAGTGGAGCAATGTGCCCTCGTTGCAGGCGGCGCGCTCCCTCCACACGGCGACGTTGCTGCCCACGGGGCGCGTGTTGTTCGTGGGGGGGTACAACGGCATCCGCGCCGTGACGGCGGTGGAGCTCTTCGACCCCTCCACGGGGACCTGGTCCAGTGGAGGGGCGCTCCAGGACGGACGGTTCGGCCATTCGGCCACGCTCCTGAAGTCCGGCAAGGTCCTCGTCGCGGGAGGAAGTGACGCGACGGGGGCGCTCGCCTCGGCGGAGTTGTACGACCCCGCCACGGGCACCTGGGAGCGCACGGGAGCCATGGGCTCCGGCCGCGTGGCGCACACGGCGACGCTGCTCCCCTCGGGGAGGGTGTTGGTGGCGGGAGGCGCTTCGACGGTCGTGGACCCTCGCGTCGTGCTCGAGACGGCGGAGGTCTATGACCCGCAGACAGGCAAGTGGGCCTCGACGGGGAAGATGGCCTTCACTCGCGACAGTCACACGGCGACGTTGCTGCCCACGGGGAAGGTGCTCGTGGCGGCGGGATACAGCAGGACGGGGCAGGTGGGGACCCTGCGCTCGGCGGAGCTCTATGACCCGGTGACGGAGAAGTGGACGGCGGCGGAGAGCCTCACCGAGAACCGCAGGAACCATACCGCCACCCTGCTGCCCTCCGGGAAGGTGCTGGTCGCTGGAGGCTTTGGTGGCTTCGAGGACCGCTTCTACCTCTCGCCTTGTGAGCTGTTCGACCCGGCCACGGGACGGTGGGAGCTCACCACCGGCCTGCTGACGCCGCGTGAGTTCGCGACGGCGACGCTGCTGCCGTTGGGCAAGGTGCTGGTGACCGGCGGCTTCGGCTACGAGGACATCCAGGGCGAGGCCGAGCTGTACATGCCCTGA
- a CDS encoding aldo/keto reductase, giving the protein MPLNHYVTLGRSGLRVSPLCLGAMTFGEDLGWGSSVEESQKIIDRYIELGGNFIDTANFYTKSHSEKILGDHVGRHPARRDRLVLATKFSGNLYPGDPNGGGSGRKSIVSACENSLRRLQTDYIDLYWLHNWDVHTPIEETMAALEDLVRAGKVRYIGVSDTPAWKIAQANVMAHFRGWSSFVGLQIEYSLLERSVEQELVPMALEFGLGITPWSPLKSGALSGKYTRANAGKQKGDRGVFLESFLNEKTYALIDALELIAREQGSSVARVALAWVHAQPGVSSIIIGARRLAQLEDNVGALDVKLTGDQLARLNALTQPTFGFPQSMQPIFPAIHNGGTMVNGVFAEPSPFGVAKGEKPY; this is encoded by the coding sequence ATGCCGCTCAACCACTACGTGACGCTGGGCCGCTCCGGCCTGCGCGTGAGTCCCCTCTGTCTTGGAGCCATGACGTTCGGTGAAGACCTCGGCTGGGGGTCCAGCGTCGAGGAGTCCCAGAAAATCATCGACCGGTACATCGAGCTCGGCGGCAACTTCATCGACACGGCGAACTTCTACACGAAGAGCCACTCCGAGAAGATCCTCGGGGACCATGTCGGGCGTCACCCGGCGCGCCGGGACAGGCTGGTGCTCGCGACGAAGTTCAGCGGGAATCTCTACCCGGGGGACCCGAATGGCGGTGGCTCGGGCCGCAAGTCCATCGTCTCGGCCTGCGAGAATTCGCTCCGCCGTCTGCAGACGGACTACATCGACCTCTACTGGCTCCACAACTGGGACGTCCACACGCCCATCGAGGAGACGATGGCGGCGCTCGAGGACCTCGTGCGGGCCGGCAAGGTCCGCTACATCGGCGTCTCGGATACGCCCGCGTGGAAGATTGCCCAGGCCAATGTGATGGCGCACTTCCGAGGATGGTCCTCCTTCGTCGGCCTCCAGATTGAGTACTCCCTGCTGGAGCGCAGCGTGGAGCAGGAGCTGGTGCCCATGGCGCTGGAGTTCGGGCTGGGCATCACGCCGTGGTCTCCGCTCAAGAGCGGCGCGCTCAGCGGCAAGTACACCCGCGCGAACGCCGGAAAGCAGAAGGGCGACCGGGGCGTCTTCCTGGAGTCGTTCCTCAACGAGAAGACCTACGCCCTCATCGACGCGCTCGAGCTCATCGCCCGCGAGCAGGGCAGCTCCGTGGCGCGTGTGGCGCTGGCGTGGGTCCACGCGCAGCCGGGCGTGAGCTCCATCATCATCGGGGCGCGGCGCCTGGCTCAGCTGGAGGACAACGTGGGGGCGCTCGACGTGAAGCTGACCGGCGACCAACTCGCCCGCCTCAACGCGCTCACCCAGCCGACCTTCGGCTTCCCCCAGAGCATGCAGCCCATCTTCCCCGCCATCCACAACGGCGGCACGATGGTGAACGGCGTCTTCGCCGAGCCGTCCCCCTTCGGGGTGGCGAAGGGCGAGAAGCCCTACTGA
- a CDS encoding MarR family winged helix-turn-helix transcriptional regulator encodes MSKIDPARIWSLNHRLLMSVIASVASDITALGLETKELFVLSEVDDHPYPAELAASLCIPKPSVTLYVKRLEAAGFLRREIDTADLRRHRLHLTSAGRKVMQQGNALLSEAFALKLGRLSAAQQAELRALLEKMS; translated from the coding sequence ATGTCGAAAATCGACCCCGCGAGAATCTGGAGTCTCAACCACCGGCTGTTGATGTCGGTGATAGCCAGTGTCGCCTCCGACATCACCGCGTTGGGCCTTGAGACGAAGGAGCTGTTCGTGCTCTCGGAGGTAGACGACCACCCCTACCCGGCCGAGCTGGCGGCGTCGCTCTGCATCCCCAAGCCCTCGGTGACGCTGTACGTGAAGCGGCTCGAGGCCGCGGGCTTCCTGCGTCGTGAAATTGACACCGCGGACCTGCGGCGGCACCGGCTGCACCTGACCTCGGCCGGCCGCAAGGTGATGCAGCAGGGCAACGCCCTGCTGTCCGAGGCGTTCGCCCTCAAGCTCGGACGCCTGAGTGCCGCGCAGCAAGCGGAGCTGCGAGCCCTTCTCGAGAAGATGAGCTGA
- a CDS encoding DUF1428 domain-containing protein has protein sequence MSYIDGFVAAVPTANKEKFLEHARKGDSVFIECGATRVLECWGDEVPVGKVTDLRRAVQAKDDETVVFSWVEWPDKATRDAGMARVMKDPRVSPEHNPMPFDGQRVIYGGFVPVVELRK, from the coding sequence ATGTCCTACATCGATGGTTTCGTTGCCGCTGTTCCGACCGCGAACAAGGAGAAGTTCCTGGAGCACGCTCGCAAGGGCGACTCCGTCTTCATCGAGTGCGGGGCCACGCGGGTCCTCGAGTGCTGGGGGGACGAAGTGCCGGTCGGCAAGGTCACCGACTTGCGCCGGGCCGTTCAGGCCAAGGACGACGAGACGGTGGTGTTCTCGTGGGTGGAGTGGCCGGACAAGGCCACGCGTGACGCCGGCATGGCGCGCGTGATGAAGGACCCGCGCGTCAGTCCGGAGCACAACCCCATGCCGTTCGATGGCCAGCGCGTCATCTACGGTGGGTTCGTGCCCGTGGTGGAGCTGCGCAAGTAG